The following are encoded in a window of Jeotgalibacillus aurantiacus genomic DNA:
- a CDS encoding glycosyltransferase produces MKKKMLFMAINMNLGGTEKSLLNLLHGLNKEEHDITLLLLEKSGLLLSEVPHHVKIESLEGYKTIKPYIQQGIKSNVKVLIKSNKFKDLLHYTAASIATKITGNDKFKMKFYAEQVSQCQEVYDVAVAYAGPMDFISFYIAEKVDAKTKYQWIHFDVDKIGFSTSIVETIYPSFTKIYTVSKEGKAKMTSRFPFLEKKLDVSENRLSPELIKHLGEETGFLTDFKGIRILTVGRLSNEKGQDRAFPVLNRLVSRNIPVKWYFIGEGPERKTYEAQIKKYGLENQAILLGAKLNPYPFMRECDLYVQPSKHEGFCITLSEAKVFNVPIIATDFTGAKEQLNPYGQGQIVSNTDTEEFIDTVCERVEALWKEKNVTTELKQEAT; encoded by the coding sequence TTGAAAAAGAAAATGTTATTTATGGCGATCAATATGAATCTAGGAGGTACAGAAAAATCGCTGTTAAATCTTCTTCACGGCCTCAATAAGGAAGAACATGATATTACCCTTCTATTGTTGGAAAAAAGCGGATTACTGCTCAGTGAGGTACCGCATCACGTAAAAATCGAGTCTCTTGAAGGATATAAGACAATAAAGCCATATATACAGCAGGGAATAAAAAGTAATGTTAAAGTCCTTATCAAGTCAAATAAATTTAAAGATTTACTTCACTATACTGCCGCATCTATTGCGACTAAAATCACTGGAAATGACAAGTTTAAAATGAAATTTTATGCTGAACAGGTCAGTCAATGTCAGGAGGTCTATGATGTAGCCGTGGCCTACGCGGGGCCGATGGACTTTATTTCATTTTATATTGCTGAGAAAGTGGATGCTAAAACAAAATATCAGTGGATTCATTTTGATGTCGATAAAATAGGATTCAGCACTTCTATAGTGGAGACGATCTATCCATCTTTTACAAAAATCTATACAGTTTCAAAAGAAGGAAAAGCCAAAATGACCTCTCGTTTTCCATTTCTTGAAAAGAAGCTGGATGTGAGCGAAAATAGACTGTCGCCCGAGCTGATTAAACATTTAGGAGAAGAAACAGGTTTTTTAACTGATTTCAAAGGAATCAGAATACTTACAGTCGGGCGCTTAAGTAATGAAAAAGGACAGGATAGAGCATTTCCTGTTTTAAATAGATTAGTGAGCCGTAACATACCTGTGAAGTGGTATTTTATTGGGGAAGGTCCGGAGCGAAAAACATATGAGGCTCAGATAAAAAAATATGGTCTTGAAAATCAGGCGATCCTGTTAGGGGCAAAATTGAATCCCTATCCTTTCATGAGAGAGTGTGATTTATATGTGCAACCATCAAAGCATGAAGGGTTTTGTATTACGCTATCAGAAGCTAAAGTGTTTAATGTTCCGATCATTGCTACTGACTTTACAGGCGCAAAGGAACAATTAAACCCTTATGGACAAGGCCAAATCGTCTCAAACACAGATACAGAGGAATTCATCGATACAGTCTGTGAAAGAGTGGAAGCGCTGTGGAAAGAAAAGAATGTCACGACAGAGTTAAAACAGGAGGCGACATAA
- a CDS encoding metallophosphoesterase family protein → MKIVFLSDIHGNAQALEQSIGIIKTIKPDKIIVLGDLCFRGADPSKVLEILHDLKPDIVIKGNADEWIVRGFNKGEINESTRSLMEMERDWVLSQLTHQDLSFLQQLPTTGSLDAEGYKLNFFHATPVNLFDVVPASSSYEQFNESFDMNDNNSNIYVYGHIHDPFYRKVNKKHIINTGSIGLPLDQSSKGHFAVLEINKTTLSVNHFSFPLDREAYLKSLEVNKYPNLDIFKQNF, encoded by the coding sequence ATGAAAATTGTCTTTTTATCTGATATTCATGGTAATGCACAAGCTCTTGAACAATCAATCGGCATCATCAAAACAATAAAACCTGACAAAATTATTGTTTTAGGTGATCTGTGTTTCCGGGGTGCTGATCCGTCCAAAGTGCTCGAAATTCTTCATGACCTGAAGCCTGATATAGTGATTAAAGGAAATGCTGATGAATGGATCGTAAGGGGGTTCAACAAAGGAGAAATAAATGAAAGTACGCGTAGTTTGATGGAAATGGAGAGGGATTGGGTGTTATCTCAATTGACCCATCAGGACCTTTCTTTTTTACAACAGTTACCTACTACCGGAAGCCTGGATGCTGAAGGGTATAAACTGAATTTTTTTCATGCAACACCAGTCAATCTATTTGATGTTGTTCCGGCATCGTCATCTTATGAGCAATTTAATGAGAGTTTCGATATGAATGACAACAATTCAAACATTTATGTTTATGGACATATTCATGATCCTTTCTATCGCAAGGTCAATAAAAAACACATTATTAACACCGGGAGTATTGGTTTGCCCTTGGATCAAAGCAGCAAGGGCCATTTTGCAGTTTTAGAGATAAACAAGACTACACTTTCAGTGAATCATTTTTCATTTCCGCTTGATAGAGAGGCGTATTTAAAGTCGCTGGAAGTAAATAAATATCCAAATTTAGATATTTTTAAACAAAATTTTTAA
- a CDS encoding ABC transporter ATP-binding protein, with product MKAMLYFIKQMNQFAGRTLYLNLSAMILIGLLEGAAVVLLIPMIALTGIISFDTSEIPFATSFAFLGEMNIQWSLLMVLGMFVGIAALQYILHRKVSIRNAVIHQGFLRHLRTNTYEALIRSNWLFFIGNRRSDLVNALAGEVMRASAGTQAVLQFASSLITTIFQITLAFILAPVITTFVLVFGGALVFFNRKFLRKSLFLGKRNYDLQRAYMAGITDQINGMKEIKSNSLETSRISWFSDLTEKMKNEQTEYTAMKATSQLYYKLASAILIAGFIYIAIMMFNAQLAQLALIMLIFSRLWPRVAGIQSSLEQIATVLPSFTGIQRLQEECKANAEIRNATGHMPAVPVTEGITCNNISFKYQSENSEFTLKNISIQINANEMTAFVGRSGAGKSTLVDLLMGLNLPDHGEILVDQEKLTAEKIQSLRKKMSYVPQDPFLFNTTIRNNLLLVKEDANDDDLWEALSFAAATDFIKRLPDGLDTLIGDRGIKLSGGERQRLVLARAILRKPSVLVLDEATSSLDSESEASIQKAIEQLKGKMTILVIAHRLSTIRNADQVIVLDQGRVVQQGGFKQLSQEKSNLFSHLLQKQMGVS from the coding sequence ATGAAAGCAATGCTCTATTTTATCAAACAAATGAACCAGTTTGCAGGAAGGACTTTATATCTGAATCTTTCAGCGATGATTTTGATTGGGTTACTTGAGGGAGCGGCAGTTGTTTTGTTAATCCCAATGATTGCTCTGACGGGCATTATCTCATTTGACACGTCAGAAATCCCTTTCGCTACTTCTTTCGCTTTTTTGGGTGAAATGAATATCCAGTGGTCCCTTCTTATGGTGTTAGGTATGTTCGTGGGAATAGCGGCATTACAATATATCCTTCATCGCAAAGTCAGTATCAGAAATGCAGTGATCCATCAGGGCTTTCTGCGTCACCTGAGAACCAATACGTATGAAGCTTTAATCAGATCCAACTGGCTTTTCTTTATTGGAAACAGGAGATCGGACCTTGTTAATGCGTTGGCAGGTGAGGTTATGAGAGCAAGCGCGGGAACGCAGGCTGTTTTACAGTTTGCCTCTTCACTCATTACGACTATTTTCCAAATCACACTTGCATTTATCTTAGCACCTGTCATTACAACCTTCGTACTCGTTTTTGGAGGAGCACTCGTATTTTTTAATCGGAAATTCTTAAGAAAATCCCTGTTTCTGGGGAAAAGAAATTATGATCTTCAGCGCGCGTATATGGCAGGGATTACAGATCAGATTAATGGAATGAAGGAGATTAAGAGCAATTCATTGGAAACTTCAAGAATTAGCTGGTTTTCTGATCTAACAGAAAAGATGAAAAATGAGCAGACAGAATATACAGCAATGAAAGCCACATCTCAACTGTACTATAAACTGGCTTCAGCTATTCTGATTGCGGGATTCATTTATATAGCCATTATGATGTTTAATGCTCAACTGGCTCAATTGGCTTTAATTATGCTGATTTTTTCAAGGCTATGGCCAAGGGTGGCAGGTATTCAATCCTCTCTTGAGCAAATTGCCACGGTACTGCCGTCTTTTACGGGGATTCAGAGGCTCCAGGAGGAGTGCAAAGCGAACGCAGAGATCAGAAATGCTACAGGTCATATGCCAGCAGTACCAGTAACTGAAGGAATCACATGTAACAATATTTCCTTTAAGTATCAATCTGAAAACAGTGAATTCACGTTAAAGAACATCTCAATACAAATTAATGCTAATGAAATGACTGCGTTTGTTGGAAGGTCCGGGGCAGGGAAAAGTACTCTTGTTGATCTGCTGATGGGATTGAACCTTCCAGATCATGGTGAAATTCTGGTTGATCAGGAAAAGCTGACAGCAGAAAAAATTCAATCACTGAGAAAAAAAATGAGCTATGTTCCTCAGGATCCTTTTCTATTTAATACAACGATTCGTAATAATTTGTTGCTCGTAAAGGAGGATGCTAATGATGACGATCTATGGGAAGCTTTATCGTTTGCAGCGGCTACCGATTTTATCAAACGCCTGCCTGATGGACTCGATACGCTGATTGGAGACAGGGGGATTAAGCTATCAGGAGGAGAAAGACAGCGTCTTGTATTGGCAAGAGCCATTTTAAGGAAGCCATCAGTATTGGTTTTAGATGAAGCGACAAGCTCACTTGACAGTGAAAGTGAGGCGAGTATCCAAAAGGCTATTGAACAATTAAAAGGTAAAATGACAATCCTGGTAATTGCACATAGACTGTCGACCATCCGAAACGCAGATCAGGTGATTGTGCTTGATCAGGGACGGGTGGTCCAGCAGGGAGGGTTTAAACAACTATCACAGGAAAAAAGCAATCTTTTTAGTCATTTGCTCCAAAAGCAAATGGGTGTTTCTTAA
- a CDS encoding lasso peptide biosynthesis PqqD family chaperone — translation MQKQNELTINSVVSQQPGHMVSDMNGEKVMLSIQNGKYYNLGSIGGEIWTLMSSPITVSGMVDELTIRYEVERAQCEKEVLHFINELLKENLIQHE, via the coding sequence ATGCAAAAGCAAAATGAACTAACAATAAATTCAGTTGTTTCACAACAGCCCGGGCATATGGTAAGTGATATGAACGGTGAGAAAGTCATGTTAAGTATTCAGAATGGAAAGTACTATAACCTTGGTTCGATTGGTGGGGAAATCTGGACACTGATGTCCTCTCCTATCACAGTTTCTGGCATGGTTGATGAGTTGACAATCCGGTATGAAGTGGAACGGGCGCAATGCGAAAAAGAAGTCCTCCATTTTATTAACGAACTATTAAAGGAAAATCTGATTCAACATGAGTGA
- a CDS encoding nucleotidyltransferase domain-containing protein, with product MNNSNRLTTEFIFMLSIINRDSSALANKVDWSLFLKEARHHRVYPILYVEIMNQQRKDIPDHVLLKLELWYKQNVFKMLHLAAEMNQLNQLFHENKIRMMQLKGPEMGKYLYGDLSLRTSGDLDIMVPIEKLKQAEVLLSSMGYEKDDYIETVLGDWKWRHHHVAYLHPAKKIKVELHWRLNPGPSKEPGFERLWSRKCSENHCTHFLGKEDYFYFLVHHGARHGWSRLRWLLDIQRFIEKQPDWTKMKTKEYQHYSPIIAGQALTLVQRLFHTKLPKETLSFTRGRQPIKLADDTMFYLERMINLHDLPLEKEVSSYHKKHLYSLMSRSEKLFFAVSTLYPYPEDARTLPLPKSLHVLYFPLRPALWIWRKSRGQVLTDEVKI from the coding sequence ATGAACAATAGTAACAGATTGACAACGGAATTTATCTTTATGCTATCGATTATTAACCGTGACTCTTCTGCTTTAGCAAACAAAGTGGATTGGTCACTTTTTTTAAAGGAAGCAAGGCATCACAGGGTATATCCCATTTTGTATGTAGAAATAATGAATCAGCAAAGAAAAGATATTCCTGATCATGTGTTACTAAAATTGGAATTGTGGTACAAACAAAACGTATTCAAGATGCTTCATCTTGCAGCAGAAATGAATCAGCTGAATCAATTGTTTCATGAGAATAAGATTCGGATGATGCAATTGAAAGGGCCGGAGATGGGAAAATACTTATACGGCGACCTGTCATTACGAACGTCTGGTGATCTGGATATTATGGTACCGATCGAAAAGCTTAAGCAGGCCGAAGTGCTGTTGTCTTCTATGGGATATGAAAAAGATGACTATATTGAAACAGTTCTGGGCGACTGGAAATGGCGACACCATCATGTTGCGTATCTTCACCCGGCTAAGAAAATCAAAGTAGAACTTCATTGGAGGCTGAATCCGGGTCCTTCTAAAGAGCCTGGATTTGAAAGGTTATGGTCCCGAAAGTGTTCGGAAAATCATTGTACTCATTTCCTGGGAAAAGAAGACTATTTTTATTTTCTGGTGCATCATGGAGCCAGGCACGGATGGTCAAGGCTTAGATGGCTACTGGATATCCAAAGGTTTATTGAAAAGCAGCCGGACTGGACAAAGATGAAAACGAAGGAATATCAGCATTATTCACCAATCATAGCAGGGCAGGCACTTACGTTGGTTCAGCGTCTATTTCATACAAAACTTCCAAAAGAAACGTTGTCTTTTACAAGAGGTAGACAGCCAATAAAACTAGCTGATGATACCATGTTTTATCTGGAAAGAATGATTAACCTTCATGACTTGCCATTGGAAAAAGAAGTTTCTTCTTATCATAAAAAACACTTGTATTCACTAATGTCGAGATCAGAGAAACTGTTTTTTGCTGTAAGTACATTGTATCCTTACCCGGAAGATGCACGTACATTGCCACTTCCTAAATCATTACACGTGCTTTATTTTCCTCTTAGACCCGCTTTGTGGATCTGGAGGAAAAGTAGAGGGCAGGTGCTGACAGACGAGGTGAAAATATGA
- a CDS encoding PqqD family protein, producing the protein MRQYSLTGEQEKMSFNDEAVILHAEQFTVTTLNDTGLYCWELLNQGKSFEEIRTLLYVRYDAPPEQINQDLIDFMQDLERKGLVKNASE; encoded by the coding sequence ATGAGACAATATTCTTTAACAGGTGAGCAGGAAAAAATGTCATTCAACGATGAAGCAGTTATATTACATGCTGAGCAATTCACAGTTACAACATTAAATGACACAGGACTATATTGCTGGGAACTTTTGAATCAAGGAAAATCTTTTGAAGAAATCAGGACATTACTTTATGTCAGATATGATGCTCCACCTGAACAGATCAACCAAGATTTAATAGATTTTATGCAGGATTTGGAGCGAAAGGGATTGGTCAAAAATGCATCTGAATGA
- a CDS encoding paeninodin family lasso peptide — MKKNWSTPWLNSLDVEETFAGPGLRTPDEFNDDPDEEEADHFS; from the coding sequence ATGAAGAAGAACTGGTCAACTCCATGGCTGAACAGCCTTGATGTGGAAGAAACTTTTGCAGGTCCGGGGCTAAGAACACCTGATGAATTTAACGATGATCCAGATGAAGAAGAAGCAGATCACTTCAGCTAA
- a CDS encoding aldolase codes for MTTNKHFYRAFGMGITSDIEMKELTKSNQISDVSIMRADLIDEWFHIKPGNRRFLVSEEELFFEIKNVGVFRVRGGQTILYDPFPMIENRQLKLFLLGTCMGAILMQRKVLPLHGSAVIIGGLAYAVVGESGAGKSTLARALMKRGYKLISDDILPIQFKEGVPYITSSYAQQKLWVESLDLFKMDTEPYESIMARETKYNVPAGHHFYDGEVELAGIFELSKSERTDITLIEINGLQTFPVLFQHTYRKSFLERMGLTEWHFNVTAQLAASVQIYKLNRPQHKITAEELADYVTKTAQKERSSYAKAK; via the coding sequence ATGACAACAAATAAACACTTTTATCGTGCCTTTGGTATGGGGATTACAAGTGATATCGAAATGAAAGAATTGACAAAGTCGAACCAGATAAGTGATGTCAGTATTATGCGTGCTGATTTAATCGATGAGTGGTTTCATATCAAACCTGGAAATCGCCGTTTTCTTGTTTCTGAAGAAGAGCTTTTCTTTGAAATCAAAAATGTTGGAGTGTTCAGAGTGAGAGGAGGGCAAACGATTTTATATGACCCGTTTCCAATGATTGAAAATCGTCAGCTCAAACTCTTTTTACTCGGAACGTGTATGGGAGCTATTTTGATGCAAAGAAAAGTGCTTCCTCTTCATGGCAGCGCAGTGATCATCGGTGGCCTCGCTTATGCAGTTGTGGGAGAGTCAGGAGCCGGTAAATCCACGCTGGCCAGAGCTTTAATGAAAAGAGGATATAAGCTGATCAGTGATGACATCCTTCCCATTCAATTTAAAGAAGGTGTGCCTTACATTACATCCTCTTACGCGCAGCAAAAATTGTGGGTGGAAAGCCTGGATCTTTTCAAAATGGATACAGAACCATATGAATCCATCATGGCGCGCGAAACGAAATACAACGTCCCGGCTGGCCATCACTTTTATGACGGGGAGGTCGAACTTGCTGGTATTTTTGAGTTATCGAAATCTGAAAGAACTGACATTACACTAATAGAAATTAATGGACTGCAGACTTTTCCGGTTCTGTTTCAACATACGTACCGTAAGTCATTTCTTGAACGTATGGGACTCACCGAATGGCATTTTAATGTAACGGCTCAATTAGCAGCTTCGGTTCAAATCTATAAGCTTAATCGTCCGCAGCATAAAATTACTGCAGAAGAACTGGCTGATTACGTAACAAAAACCGCTCAAAAGGAGAGATCCAGTTATGCAAAAGCAAAATGA
- a CDS encoding lasso peptide biosynthesis B2 protein, with protein MIARLQLFREMDPQFKWMLGEAYIQLAYGRLFKALPFEKASLKLGERMKETSHELKDQDRQTLAAVSQAVQIMSRYTPWESMCLVQAVAAMNMLSRRDIPSTLYLGTGKDESGKLAAHAWLRSGPFIITGAKGRSRYTVVGMFAKELPDLRKRSRVR; from the coding sequence ATGATAGCAAGACTTCAGCTATTTCGTGAGATGGATCCCCAATTCAAATGGATGCTTGGTGAAGCATACATTCAGCTAGCCTATGGAAGACTATTTAAGGCTCTTCCATTTGAAAAAGCGTCATTAAAACTTGGAGAACGAATGAAGGAAACGTCACATGAACTGAAAGATCAGGATCGTCAAACACTGGCAGCTGTTTCGCAAGCCGTTCAAATTATGAGCCGTTATACCCCGTGGGAAAGTATGTGTCTTGTTCAGGCAGTAGCCGCAATGAATATGCTCTCTCGCAGAGACATTCCAAGTACATTGTATCTTGGCACAGGAAAAGATGAATCCGGCAAACTGGCTGCGCACGCCTGGCTTCGCAGCGGTCCCTTCATCATTACCGGTGCGAAGGGAAGAAGCAGATATACGGTTGTTGGAATGTTTGCGAAAGAGCTGCCTGATCTTCGGAAAAGGAGTCGGGTGCGATGA
- a CDS encoding ABC transporter ATP-binding protein has protein sequence MIQSIKKINHMLTSKERKKFMVLLGMMVIAAFLETLGIGLIVPLIGIITQPDIIEQNEIISSVYSQFGFTAYNQFVFAAVIFMLSLFFFKNTYLLLYQYVQFKVVLNHQVKLSRDLFNVYLTKPYTFHLQRNTSGLLRNVNEEVPKVLQGILLSAFQLATEVLVIICILTLLFYTSPIATLTAAVLLGGSMSIFHYIFRHKVSSLGKEQREVSGQLIKWVNQGLGAAKEVKVSGKEQFFVRKYTSQSQVKANNSRYMKVLEQVPRLFIETMLVIVVLVTLMIIVFQGKNTAELISTMALFAMAAFRLMPSITRVVALITTIRYSQPSLDAVYEDLFEVELSVEVRNNKETGSQYERKIDEITLENVSFFYPNQTKATIQDVSLTIPAGKSVAFIGASGAGKTTIVDIILGLLQPSNGTLKINGLPFEHQKDHWQKTIGYIPQVIFLSDDTIRSNVAFGLDEKEIRDEMVWNALEKAQLKDFVLSLPDQLDTMVGERGVRLSGGQRQRIGIARALYYNPEVLFMDEATSALDHETEKEIMEAIYKLKGEKTLIMIAHRLSTIESCDIKFTMNDGKLVNTHKGGVKSAM, from the coding sequence ATGATTCAATCGATAAAAAAAATTAATCATATGCTTACTTCTAAAGAGCGGAAAAAATTTATGGTTCTGCTGGGAATGATGGTCATTGCAGCATTCCTTGAAACACTGGGAATAGGGTTAATCGTACCTTTGATCGGCATAATCACACAGCCGGATATCATTGAACAAAATGAAATCATCAGCTCAGTGTATTCTCAGTTTGGATTCACTGCTTACAATCAATTTGTTTTTGCAGCAGTTATTTTTATGCTTTCTTTGTTCTTTTTTAAGAACACCTACCTTCTTTTATATCAGTACGTGCAGTTTAAAGTTGTTTTGAATCATCAGGTTAAACTTTCCAGAGACTTGTTTAATGTATATTTAACAAAACCTTACACTTTTCATCTTCAGAGAAATACTTCAGGCTTATTAAGAAATGTGAATGAAGAAGTTCCAAAAGTGTTACAGGGAATACTGTTATCTGCTTTTCAGCTTGCTACTGAAGTGCTGGTCATTATTTGTATCCTGACTTTGTTGTTTTACACATCTCCAATCGCAACCCTGACGGCTGCCGTGCTACTCGGTGGAAGTATGAGCATTTTTCATTATATATTCCGCCATAAGGTGAGCAGTCTCGGAAAGGAACAAAGAGAGGTGTCAGGGCAATTAATAAAATGGGTGAATCAGGGACTGGGGGCGGCCAAAGAGGTTAAGGTGTCAGGTAAAGAACAATTTTTTGTTCGTAAATATACGAGCCAAAGTCAGGTCAAGGCAAATAACAGCAGGTATATGAAGGTACTTGAGCAGGTTCCGCGGCTCTTTATTGAGACGATGCTCGTGATCGTGGTGCTCGTCACATTAATGATTATTGTGTTTCAAGGGAAAAATACAGCAGAGCTTATCTCGACAATGGCTCTATTCGCAATGGCTGCATTCAGACTTATGCCGTCTATTACCAGAGTTGTTGCTCTAATTACAACAATTCGATACAGTCAGCCTTCATTAGATGCGGTGTATGAGGACTTATTTGAGGTGGAACTATCGGTTGAAGTACGGAACAATAAGGAAACAGGGTCTCAGTACGAACGTAAAATTGATGAAATTACACTTGAAAATGTCTCATTCTTTTACCCTAATCAGACAAAAGCAACGATACAGGATGTATCCCTGACCATTCCTGCTGGAAAATCCGTTGCGTTTATCGGTGCGTCCGGTGCAGGAAAAACAACGATTGTCGACATTATTCTGGGTCTTTTGCAACCTTCCAATGGAACCCTGAAAATAAACGGCTTACCGTTTGAGCACCAGAAAGACCACTGGCAAAAAACAATCGGTTATATTCCTCAGGTGATTTTTTTGTCTGACGATACGATCAGATCCAACGTAGCATTTGGTCTGGATGAAAAAGAAATCAGGGATGAAATGGTCTGGAATGCACTGGAAAAAGCACAGTTAAAAGACTTTGTTTTAAGCTTACCTGATCAGCTTGATACCATGGTAGGAGAAAGAGGAGTAAGGCTATCGGGAGGTCAGCGCCAGAGAATAGGAATCGCAAGGGCTTTATACTATAACCCTGAGGTGTTGTTCATGGATGAAGCAACATCCGCATTGGATCATGAAACTGAGAAAGAAATTATGGAAGCTATTTATAAGCTGAAGGGTGAAAAAACACTGATCATGATTGCCCATCGGTTATCAACTATCGAGAGTTGTGATATCAAGTTTACAATGAATGATGGAAAGCTTGTCAATACTCACAAAGGTGGAGTTAAGTCAGCAATGTAA
- a CDS encoding asparagine synthase-related protein: protein MSAIVGMIDLQHRTIPVEYSLRMMQSLERFPYDDQRVFQEKSLFFGNHAQWITPESIGEIQPYRCPKSGVVITADAIIDNRSELFNELGIDPGLRKEMTDSRLIVEAYLKWGEDLPAHLIGDFAFMIWDENKRRLFGARDFSGLRTLYYARSVERFYFGSTIASLHAIPDVPKQLNDHWLAEFLAIPEFVPAVSIGETAYQHIYQVPPAHSITVKDGNVKLTQYITLPQQKQIKFKKDEEYEEAFLEIYRRAIKDRLRTFKRVSSYLSGGLDSGSVASIAARELKIQQKKLLTFSSVPVPGFQNWIKGSRIADESEFIKHTIDFSGNMEGYFESFPDQNSFTGIDEWLDIMESPYKFFENSHWIRGINEKASSMGAGILLSGGRGNHTVSWGNALSYYADLLKKGHLIKLGMEVQHYHLMTGKGRKKIIQQIGRSAFSSQKAAPAMEVLISDSLADKTKVEETLSQYPLMRHDFIVANNHEKRQNYFRHLFYMGNAAVAGKLSLKYGIWTRDPTNDLRIINYCLSIPQNQFVKKGMDRALIRRSMQGILPDEVRLNYKVRGLQSADTSFRLQRNWPELKNELTGLSGNPILEKYIDLNKLKKIAHNLPDQPIPSLVTDYEFKVLMRSLIASRFILNH, encoded by the coding sequence ATGAGCGCTATTGTTGGAATGATTGATCTGCAGCATCGCACCATCCCTGTTGAATATAGTCTTAGGATGATGCAATCGCTGGAAAGATTCCCTTATGATGATCAGCGCGTGTTTCAGGAAAAATCACTCTTCTTCGGAAATCATGCTCAATGGATTACACCGGAATCGATCGGAGAGATACAGCCTTATCGATGTCCGAAATCTGGAGTTGTTATCACAGCAGACGCGATTATTGATAATCGTTCTGAACTTTTCAATGAGTTGGGTATCGATCCTGGATTAAGAAAGGAAATGACGGATAGCCGCCTGATCGTTGAAGCTTACCTGAAATGGGGAGAGGACTTACCGGCTCATTTAATTGGTGACTTTGCTTTTATGATTTGGGATGAGAATAAAAGACGTCTATTTGGTGCTAGAGATTTTTCGGGACTTAGAACGCTCTATTATGCACGCAGCGTGGAACGATTTTATTTTGGCAGTACGATCGCTTCGCTACATGCAATACCAGATGTACCTAAACAGTTAAATGATCACTGGCTTGCTGAATTTCTTGCTATTCCGGAATTTGTTCCGGCAGTGAGTATAGGAGAAACAGCTTATCAACATATTTATCAGGTTCCACCCGCTCACTCAATCACAGTGAAGGATGGAAATGTAAAACTTACTCAATACATTACGCTTCCTCAACAGAAGCAAATAAAGTTTAAAAAAGACGAAGAATATGAAGAAGCTTTCCTTGAAATCTATAGACGTGCCATAAAGGACCGGCTTCGAACCTTTAAACGGGTGAGCTCTTACTTGAGTGGTGGCCTCGACTCGGGATCTGTCGCATCAATCGCAGCACGAGAGTTAAAGATCCAGCAAAAAAAGCTATTAACATTCAGTTCAGTTCCGGTTCCAGGCTTTCAAAATTGGATAAAGGGAAGCCGAATTGCGGATGAAAGTGAATTTATCAAACACACCATTGATTTTTCCGGAAATATGGAGGGATATTTTGAATCATTCCCTGATCAAAACAGCTTTACAGGAATCGACGAATGGCTTGATATTATGGAGTCACCTTATAAATTTTTCGAGAACTCCCACTGGATCAGGGGGATTAATGAAAAGGCATCATCCATGGGAGCCGGCATTTTGCTGAGTGGAGGTCGAGGGAATCATACAGTGTCATGGGGCAACGCACTTAGTTATTATGCTGACTTGTTGAAAAAGGGGCATCTAATCAAGTTGGGAATGGAAGTACAGCATTATCATCTCATGACTGGTAAAGGGCGCAAAAAAATCATCCAGCAGATAGGAAGAAGCGCATTCAGCTCACAAAAAGCTGCACCTGCAATGGAAGTGTTGATCAGTGACAGTCTGGCTGACAAAACAAAAGTTGAAGAAACACTTAGTCAATATCCTCTTATGCGACATGATTTTATTGTGGCCAATAATCACGAAAAAAGGCAGAACTATTTCCGACACCTCTTCTATATGGGGAATGCGGCTGTTGCCGGAAAGTTATCTTTGAAATATGGAATTTGGACAAGAGATCCAACAAATGATCTTAGAATTATTAATTATTGTTTATCTATTCCTCAGAATCAATTTGTGAAAAAAGGAATGGATCGCGCACTGATCAGACGCTCAATGCAAGGGATCCTTCCAGATGAAGTCAGGCTCAACTATAAGGTTAGAGGGCTGCAGAGTGCGGATACATCTTTCAGGCTTCAAAGAAACTGGCCAGAGCTGAAAAATGAATTAACAGGTCTGTCCGGAAACCCGATACTTGAAAAATATATTGATCTTAACAAACTGAAGAAGATCGCACATAACCTGCCTGATCAACCGATTCCTTCTCTTGTAACCGATTATGAATTTAAAGTGCTGATGCGAAGCTTGATCGCTTCACGCTTTATCTTAAACCATTGA